The following nucleotide sequence is from Leptolyngbya subtilissima AS-A7.
ATGAGCCGACTGCGCCGTCCCAAGAACCGGCTTCGCCGCTCCAGCCTGCACCCCAGCCCAGTCCGGCGCGGCCTTAGGTCATACCTAAAGAGAAAATCTTTCCCTAGGTAGAGGTTGGGCTACTAGCATTCCGGTTTTATGAGGAGACCTGGGTTGGTCCTGTCGAAACTTCAGCTTCGACTTTGAATCAGTGGAATATTAGTTGGGTAGCCCGGGAACGTTCGATTTCCGGGCTTAAATTTTGCGTGAATACCGGTTTCCCTTTCTGAGACGCGGTCGGGTGCGTCTTAGCCGATTTTTGTTCGCGTTGGTTGCGATCGCCGCTACGGTGCTGGTCGGTGCCCATGTCTGGTCACAGCAGCCGGTCACTATCTCCTTTTTGCTGCGAGCGGTGGAAGCCGACCAAATGCAGGGCTTGGCTGAGCAGTTTATGGCCGAAAACTCCGATATTCGCATCGAGATGGTGCGCGGCCCCAACGCTGCCGACGCCGTCGAAAACCTTTACACCACCTCCTTTTTGCTGGGCGACTCGCCCTACGACATCCTCTTCTCAGACGTCGTTTGGATTCCCAAGTTTGCCGCTGCCGGGTGGCTAATAGACCTGTCGGACCGCGTCAGTGAAGCCGATCTGTCCGACTTTTTGCCGGCCGACGTGGCCGCTGGCCTCTACCAAGGTGGCCTCTACCGCATGCCATTTCGCTCCGACATGGGCATGCTTTACTACCGCACCGACCTGCTCGACCAGGTCGGGCTCGAACCGCCCGAGACCTTTGACGACCTGATTGCTGCCGCCGAGACCATCCAAGCCCAGACCGACGTGGACTGGGGATTTACGTGGCAGGGCTTGCAGTACGAGGGTTTAGTCACTAATTTTGTCGAAATTATCGCTGGCTACGGCGGTTTTTGGATTGACCCCACCACCCTAGAAGTGGGCTTAGATCAGCCCGCTGGGGTGCAGGCCGTGGAGTTTATGAAGGGCCTGATTGACCAACGCATTTCTCCCCCCGGTGTGACCAACTACATTGAGGAAGATTCGCTCCGCCAGTTTCAGAACGGCAATGTGGCCTTTTTGCGCAACTGGCCCTACGCCTGGGCCGAGGCCAACCGCGAGGGCACGCCTGTAGCCGGTAAGATTGCCCTCAAGCCCATGGTGCATGCCGCAGGCCAGCAGCCCGCTGCCTGCTTAGGAGGCTGGGGCTTTGGGATTTCGTCGACCACTCCTCACCCCGAGGAAGCCTGGCGGGTGGTGAAATTTTTTACTAGCCCTGAACCGATGAAAGATTTCATCACCGAGTTTGCCTATGTGCCTAGCCGCCGCGCCCTGTTCACCGATCCAGACGTGCTGGCGACGTTTCCTCACTACGCGCAGCTGTTAGAAGTGGCAGAAACGGCGGTACCTCGCCCTCCTGTCGGTCAATACGCCCAGGTTTCAGACATTCTGCAACGCTATCTGAGCGCGGCCATCAGTGACCAAATGACGGCTGAAGATGCCATGCGGGCGGCAGCGGGTGAGAGTCGGCGGGTGTTGGGGGTAGAGGGGTAGAAGGGTGGATGGGTAGGGGGTGGATGGGTGAATGAGTATGGGGACGAGGGCTAATGGCTAAGGACTATATTCGGCAGCGGGAACGGCGGACAGGGTGGCTGCTAATGTTGCCAGCGCTGCTGGTGTTGCTGTTGGTCTATGCCTTTCCGATTTTGAGGACTTTTTGGCTGAGCTTTTTTACTGAGAACCTCAGCACCAACCTAGAGCCAGTGTTTAGCGGCTTAGACAACTACGGGCTGATGGTGGGGGACGGTCGCTTCTGGCAGAGTATGCGGAATACGGCTGTGTTTACCCTGTTTACGCTGGTCTTTGAGCTGGGGTTGGGATTGATCATTGCCCTGGCCCTCGATCAGGCTTTTCGCGGGCGGGGCCTGGCGCGGACGATCGCTATTCTGCCCTGGGCGTTGCCCACCGCCTTAATTGCCCTGGCCTGGCGCTGGATTTTTAATACCGAGTTTGGCGTCTGGAACGACATGCTGATGCGATTGCATCTGATCGACAACCCGGTGAACTGGCTGGGAGAACCCTTTTGGGCCATGGTGGCGGTAATTGCTGCCGATGTCTGGAAGACGACCTCCTTTGTGGCGATTTTGCTGCTGGCGGGGCTGCAGTCGGTTTCTCAGGATCTGTACGAAGCCCACGCTCTAGATGGGGCTAGCCCCTGGCAAAGCTTTCGGCAAATTACGCTGCCGCTAATTGCGCCGCAGATTGTAATTGCCATGCTGTTTCGCTTTGCCCAGTCCTTTGGCATTTTTGACCTAATTCAGGTGATGACCGGTGGTGGCCCCGGCGGAGCCACAGAGACGGTATCGATCTACATCTACGCCGCTGTCATGCGGTATTTGGACTTTGGCTATGGGGCCGCCCTCGTGACGGTGACATTTTTGGTGCTGGTGGCGGTGGTAGGCCTGAGCTGGCTATACATCTCCCGACTCCGAGCTAAGACCGAGTAACCGTGGTCGAGTTCCTCCAGGAGCAAACACGTTAGCCTGCCCTACCCATCCACCCCCTACCCATCCACCCTCCATGACCACCGTCCCCCAAACTACCGCCCCTCCCCAGACCCCCGAGCGCAGCATTCCCTGGATGCGGGTGCTGCTGTGGCTGGCGATCGCGTTCACCGTCATCTTTAGCCTGGCGCCGGTGCTGTGGCAGGTGCTGACCTCGTTCAAGACCAATGCGGCCATCACCCAGACCCCAGTGGTCTACCTGCCGGGGTTCGGCCAGCTCACTTTGACCCACTATGCGGATCTGTTTCGACTCAATCAGTTCCACGTCTACATGTTCAACAGCGCTCTAGTGGCGATCGTCTCCACGGTGCTGTGCCTGGCGCTCGGATCTCCGGCGGCCTACGCCTTAGCCCGCCTGCGGATTCCAGGGGAGCAGGTGATTTTGGCGATCGTGCTGGTGGTGACCCTGTTTCCCTACATTTTGCTGTTCCTGGGCCTGCTCGAACTTGTGCGCGCCTTTGGCCTCGCCAACAACTACCTGGCGCTGATCATTCCCTACACCGCCATCAACCTGCCCCTGACGATTTTGGTCATGCGCAGCTTTTTTCAGCAGTTGCCCAAAGACCTGGAGGACTCGGCCCGCGTAGATGGCTACAACACGGTGCAAATGCTCTGGCGCATCGTGCTGCCCATGACCCTGCCTGCCCTAATCACCACTGGCATTCTGGCCTTTATCTTCGCCTGGAATGAGTACCTGTTTGCCCTGACCTTCATGACTCGCGAGGGCATGAAAACCATCCCCGTCGCCGCCGCCCAGCTCGGTGGCACCACTCTGTTTGAAGTGCCCTACGGTCCTCTAGCCGCCGCCACCGTAGTCGGCACCCTACCCCTAGTGCTGCTGGTGCTGTTCTTCCAGCGCCGCATTGTGCAAGGCCTCACCTCTGGCTCTGTTAAGGGGTAGATGGGTGGATGGGTAGGCGGGTAGATGGGTAGGCGGGTAGGCGGGTGGATGGGTAAATGAGTTCAACAACTTCACTCCCTCACCCATCCACGCTCCCACCCATCCACACTCCCACTCATCCACGCTCCCACCCACCCACACTCCCACCCACCTACCTCTACGATCATGGCTAAACTCGAACTCCAAAATCTCGCCAAAGCCTATAGCCGCGACATTGTGCCGGTGAAGCAGCTCAATTTGGTGGTGGAAGATAACGAGTTTTTGACCCTGGTGGGGCCATCGGGCTGTGGTAAGTCCACTATTCTTAGGCTGATTGCGGGGCTGGATCAGCCTACGGAGGGGCGGGTGATGATTGGCGATCGCGATGTTAGCCCACTGCCGCCGGGCGATCGCAATATTGCCATGGTCTTCCAGAGCTATGCTCTCTATCCCCACATGACGGTGCGCGACAATGTGGCTTCGGGGCTCAAATTGCGCCATCTGCCGGCGGGCGACATTCAAAAGCGGGTGCAGGAAGTCTCTGAGGTGCTGGGCCTCGACCCGCTGCTCGATCGCAAGCCTGCGAAACTCTCGGGTGGGCAGCGCCAGCGGGTGGCCCTGGCCCGCGCCCTAGTGCGCAACCCCGACGTGTTTCTGCTCGACGAACCCCTGAGTAACCTAGATGCCCTACTGCGCGAGCAGGTGCGGGCCGACCTCAAGCAGATTTTTGCTGACCAAAAATCACCTATTGTCTACGTCACCCACGATCAGACCGAGGCCATGACCCTTTCAACCAAGGTGGCGGTGCTCAACAACGGCTATCTGCAACAGCTAGGCCACCCCCACGATATCTACAAAACCCCAGCCAATCGGTTTGTGGCTAGCTTCATCGGCAGCCCTCAGATGAACCTCGTTACTCTTAGCCGCACCGGCAACACTGTTGCCTTGGGTGATTTTGCCATACCGCTGCCGGTTGGAGTCCAGGCGACCTCTGTGGTGTTAGGCATTCGCCCCGAGCATCTGCGGCTGCCCCGCGAGGGCGATGTTCACACCGTCAGCGGACAGGTGTTTCTGGTGGAAAACCTGGGCATGCACGACCTAGTCAGCCTGCGGGTGCAGGGCGACCCCACCCTGACTCTGCGGGCGCTGCTACCCGCCGATGCCGCCTGGAGCAAGGAAAATCTGAAGCTGGCGTTGCCGCCCGAGTCAATCCACTGGTTCGATGGCAATACCGAGCAGCGCCTTGGGTAATGTTCCGTGGAACTTTCCTGGTCACAAACTCGGGGTAATGTAGGGGCAGTAATGCCCTAGGTCTGTCCTATGCTGCAAAACGCCTACCAATATGCGCTAGATAATAGCGATCGCATCCTTACCGCTCTGCAACAGCACCTGCTGCTGGTGGCGGTGCCCTTGGCGATTGGGCTACTGGTGGGGTTGCCGCTGGGGTTGTGGAGTGCGCGATCGCGCCTCATCTCTACCGTCATGCTCAATAGCTTCAATGCCCTGCGGGTGATTCCTAGCCTGGCGGTGCTGTTTTTGGCGGTGCCCGTGCTGGGGCTGAGCTTTTGGTCGGCGGTGCTGGCCCTGACGCTGCTGGTGATGCCGCCCATTCTGATCAGCACCGACGTGGCCTTTCGCAATATCAGCCCCGCCATTCGCGAGGCGGCAACGGGCATGGGCATGCCCCCCGGCGACATTCTCAAAACGGTCGAAATTCCCCTGGCGCTGCCAGTGGTGATTGCTGGCATCAAAACCGCCGCAGTGGAGGTGATCGCCAGCGCTACTCTGGCCGCCTTTGTGGGAGCGGGTGGGTTAGGAGCGTTTATTGTACTGGGGTTCGCCGCTTACGATCCGGCGATTTTGCTGGTGGGGGCGGTGCCGGTGGCGCTGCTGGCGCTGCTGGTGGAGGTAGGGTTGAGTGCAGTGCAGCGAGCTGCGCAGCCTCCAGGAGTGCGATCGGTTTAAGGTTAATTTAGCTTGATGGATTTAGCAGTCCTAGGTGAGTTCTGCCTAGATAACGTTTCTAGTCACACAACCAGACATGCAGCGAATGCACAATAAGTTTAGCTGTCAGTGTTGATGAAGTTTCTGCATATTAAACTGCCCAATAACTGAAAGGGAAAGCTACTTTTCTAGATCTGATCAAGCTGTGTTTGATAATTGTGGAATACGCTGCCTTCGATTATAGGGTTGCTAAAACAGCACTAGAAAATATCGATCGTAGGAAACTGAGATTGTGCTTGCAAGCAGTCCCACAGATATATTGCTAGACCGAGGTCTCCTGTCCAGAGGGGATAGCGCAGCTGTCGATAGAGTTGTTGCGACAGTTGGTACTGTTCGATTGCATGCATCGCGAAGACTCTAGCGCGATCGAGCCACATCTGATTGCCAGTTCGGGTAAACAACTTGAGAAATGCGTAGCCATTACCCCCTGTACCATGACACAGATTTGATCCCTTCTTTAATGGACCTGCTTGCCAAGTCAGCTCTCCACCTTGCTCTAAAATGCGATCAAATTGCTCATTGACCCCTCTTGGTAGCGTTGCCAAAGCCGTCACCATTCCGGGCGCTCCATGACAGTATTGCACTAAGTTTGGAGCTTGACGAGTATGGGCTTTGTCGTAAATAGCTGGCCAGTTTGCTGCGCCATCGTCCGTCACTGCGGTTTGAATCACAGTTATCATCGCTTGGGTTGAGATGTCTTGAAATTCCTCATTGGTTAATAGGGACTGTCCGACAAGCAATGGTGTTAAATTACTGGCAAAGCCATGTACAGGTCCCAACCACTGTTGTTGGCCACCGTACAAGTCGATTGTCCACAGGTATCCAATTTCACCAACAGGTTGCCACTCCTGTAGCAGTAAACTTGCTTGCAGTTTGAAAACCTCTTGCCATCTTGATTCTTGCGTCCACTGATACATAAAGTAAGCCGCTAGCATCGACCCGGCTATGCCCCACATCAGCTCTCGAACGGGCTGGGGGTCATTCTTATGAATCGATTGCAAAATTTGGATGGCTTTGTCTTCTGAGGGAGATAATTTATACTGCAGCAGCAGTAGTGGCAGTTCTCCAAACAAATAAGACGACTGCTCGGGATAGGGACTGACTTTGGGATAACGCTGCTGATTTTGTTCTAATGACTCATTGAGATGAGTCGTGACATCAATGGTTGAGTCAATTGCTCCAACTGTTTGCAGATACTGGATCGCCCATAGAACGCCAGCTTTACCAAAATATAGGTCGCTGCCAAATGCTTGATCGTCCATCGGGTGCCCATTCAACAACGGCATAGTTTGCAGTTGAGTAATGGTTTCACGGGCGATCGCACAAATTGCTTCTTGAACCGCATTCGGCTCCCAATCGAGCTGCAAGAGTGGATAGTGTCTAGCTGGATCAAACAGTGTCATTTTTCTTGTCTTATGAGTTAAGACCGAATGTTATCTGCGCGTTGTTATCGACCACTTGTTGAAACTAGATTTCAGATTGGGAGAATCAATGAGTTCATTCCAATGCCTTCCAGCTACTTTTAAGTAAACAGCTTTGAAGTCTAACGACCCAAGCTTAGCGACCCGGCGCACGGAACGCAACGATCGCAACCGCACCGCTGTAGCTGGGTTCGCTGCAGCGCATGGTCAGGCGATGTCATTGTTGGTCACGGAGCCGTCTGCATAACTGCATCAACAAACTCTTTGGGTGGAAGGTAGTCATGAGCCTCGACGTGATGCAGGATCATGACGGGTGAGGCGTAAATGCGACCATTCAGTCCCATGACACGAATCTCGGCAGAACTAAAACGCCCGTCTTCAAAACATGAGTGATACAACGCCTGGTCCTGCTCGGTCCAGTTTCCTGATGTCAGCAGTGAGTGAAGCTCGGGACAAAATGGGCAAACTTCGAACCCCCGCATCTGCTTCACGCGAGTGCGAGATAAAAGCCGAAGACGGTCTAAGAAACCCAGTGGTGGAGTCTCTTTGGTGAACTCGTGCTCCGCGTCGAGCCACCCGATGTTAAGAGCAGGTGGCTCGCCTTCCTCGACGTAGTATTCGTATGGTGTCAGGTCAGGAAAATACATGGCGTGGTAGTCGCATAACGGCTGAGCTAACCGGACGACAGCGAACTCTACCACTCAATCAGACTTATACTGCGTTCCGGTTCAGCGATTGGTTGGCTGGCACTATGCAAGACAATTAAAGCACGCGGGCATACTGAGAATACTATTTCTCTATAGACTAATGCTTATTCGGCGGTCACCTTACTGCTTAACGCTATATATAAGTTCCCTGGGTATCAGAATCACAGCTGGCTTTATCATCGGTTTAGGTATTTTCCTCCTGTTTTCAATCCGTCTTGAAAACCTGGCTCCTTTATTTTCCGCTGTACTGATGATCCTTGGCGGGTTGTTGTTTCTACAACAATGTGGAGGAGTAACGATTGTCTACTTTGATAAGCAAAAAGACCTAATCAGCGTTCATCATCAGAAACTTTTAGGTGCAAAAACAGAGAGTTTTGATATTCCACTCAAAGATGTCGTCGATGTTTATGTGGAACAAAACTCTGATGTTTCTTTAGAGGAAGGATGTAGAGGAGAAAAACGGGTTACAACTCATTACTTCCGCTTGCTGATCAAGATGCGCGAGGGATATTCTTTGCCCTTAACTCGTTCTGGTGATGGTGGACATGATGCAGAGAAAAAGCATCAAGTAACTGCACAAGAAATTAGACAGTTTCTAAATCTCTAAAGAGGTATCCTTAATCCGATCAAAGCTATCAGAGAAAATTTCTTAATGTATTAGCTGACAACTTTTATGCCGACAGTTGCCGTATAATTGTCCTTTCAAAGTAAGTTATACGAACAGTGGCTTCGCTAGCCGTAACTACTGTCTTACTCACTGCTTGAGTCGTCGCTGGGGTTGGGCGTAGTGCTCTAGGGCCAGCAGCAGCCCGTTGATCACCAGAGCTAGAACTGCTACCGCGATCGCACCCGCCACAATCTTGTCATAGCGACTAGTTTGGATGCCATCAAACAGCAGCTTGCCTAGACCGCCAGCGTTGAACTTGGCCCCAATAGTGGCGATCGCAATGGCCACGATCGCCGCAATTCTCACCCCGGCCAAAAACACCGGCAGCACCAACGGCACCTGCACCCGCCACCAGCGCTGGGCCACGCTCATGCCCATGCCCCGCGCCGCTTCTAGCACCGCCGGGTTGATGCCCGCCAGCCCCACCGTCAGGTTGCGCACCAAAATCACCTGGGTGTAGAGCACCATGGCCACGATCACCGAGGTGGCATTGAGGCCAAACAGCGGCACCAAAAAGATAATTAGCGCCAGGCTGGGGATGGTGTAGAGCACCCCCAGCCCGCCGAGCACGGGCACCGCCAGCCAGCGCAGGCGCGAGACCAGCAGGGCGAGGGGAACCGATAGGGCGATCGCAATGCCCAGCGCAATCCCTGTCATCCGCAGGTGTTGCAGCAGCAGAGTCAGCACGTCGCCAGGGTTGCTCAGCAGATAGCTCATCGCCCGTTCACCGCCGACTCGCGAATGTGGTCGAGGGTGAGCAGACCCACCGGGTTGCCCCCTTCTAGCACTGTCAGCGCCGGTGCCCCAGTTTTAAGAATCAGCGACAGCGCATCCCGCAGGCTATCTAGGTGGGAGAGGGTGGGGTTGTGGCCGTTGCTGTAGTTGGGCGGCAGCGCCATCATCGCCGAACCCACCCGCAGCAGACCCAGCTGGCGCACCATGTCGTCGGCCCCTAGCAGAGTGTGCACAAACTCATCAGCGGGTTTAGTCAGCAGGTTAAAGGGAGTGTCGAACTGCACCACTTCGCCCAGGCGCATGATCAAGATGCGATCGGCCAGGCGTAGGGCCTCTTCCACATCGTGGGAGACAAACAGAATTGTCTTTTTAAGCTGGCCTTGGAGGCGCAAAATCTCGTCTTGCAAGGCTGTGCGCGTGATCGCATCGATCGCTCCGAAGGGCTCATCCATCAGCATGATGGCGGGGTTGCCCGCCAGCGCTCGAGCAATGCCTACCCGCTGCTGCTGTCCACCAGAAAGTTGAGCGGGGTAGCGATCGCGAAATTCTCCCGGCGATAGCTTTACCAAGTCCAGCAGCTCATCGATGCGGGCCTGAATTTTGGGTTTGGGCCAGCCCAGCAGCTTGGGTACCACCGCCACATTGTCGGCCACCGTCATGTGGGGAAACAGCCCCGACTGCTGAATTACGTAGCCGATCTGCTGCCGCAGCTTGGTCGCCTTCAGCTGGCGAATATTTGTCTCGTCGAGAAAGATGTTGCCGCCAGTAGGTTCGTAAAGGCGGTTTACCATCTTGAGCAGCGTGGTTTTGCCACAGCCCGAAGGCCCCAAGATCACCACAATCTCGCCCGAACTGACCTGGCAGGTCACCCGGTTCACGGCCGGGCGGGCACCCCCAGCAAACCGCAGCGAAACATCGTCAAACTGGAGGTTGCTCATGGCTTTTCTTGGGGGGCTTCTCGTTAGGGAGCTACTCTGAAACTAGACCCGCATCGACCAAAAATTCGCGCGCTACTTCTGCCGGTTCACGCTGGTTGCCGCTGACCTCGTAGTTGAGCTGGCGCATGACCTCGTCGTTGAGTAGGGGCGAAACCTGATTGAGGGCCTCAGCGATCGCAGGGTTAGCATCCAACGCTGCCTGGCTGACAATGGGTGCCACTTGATAGGGCGGAAACAGCCCCTTGTCGTCTTCGAGCACCACCAGGTTAAAGGCGCTGATTTCGCCATCGGTGCCAAAGGCCACGGCCACGTCGGCCTCGCCATCCACCAGCCCCTTGTAGCGCAGACCCGCATCTACAGCCTTATATTCTTTGACCGAAAAATCGCCGTAGGCCTCTTGCAGACCGGGAAGACCGTCTTCGCGCGCCTCAAACTCTGGTGGCCCAATCAGGGTGAGGTCGCTGGCTTGGGCGGCGAAGTCGGAGATCGTGCGAATGCCCAAGGCCTCGGCTCGTTCCTCGGTCATGGCCAGGGCCTGGGTGTTGTTCATTGGTGAGGGGTCGAGCCACACCAGGTTAAATTGCTCTTGGTAAGCCTGCTTGACGGTGTCGAAAACCTCTTGCTGGTCGCTGCTGACCGGCTGCTTGAGGACGGTGAGTAGCGCGGTGCCGGTGTACTCGGGGTAGAGGTCGATTTCGCCGCTCTCGATCGCGGCCTGGGCCACCGGAGTGCCCCCCAAGTTGAGCTTGCGCTCAACGGTTAGGCCGTTTTCTTCAAGCACCAGGGCGTACATCTCGCCGATGATCAGCTGCTCGGTAAAATCTTTTGAGCCGACGCTGACAACATCACCGCCACCTCCGCCATCACCGCCACCGCCGCAGGCCACTGCCACCAGCGCTGTCGCTACCCCCAGGCAGGCCTGGCTAAACCACCGTCGAGTTAACGTCATAGGGTTAAAAGGGCTGAAAACTGGATAATTCTGGCATTGCGCCACCATTCCCCTGAGAATATCACAGGTCTTTTAGGCACGGGTTTTTGCTAAACAATTCTCCCTCAGCAGGGAGAGCTAGGGCCTACTCTGCCCAGAGCAGCGCTCAGGGTCATGGGGTACGAAGGTTGGGAAGTGCAGCGTGAAGCCTGCGGTATTCGGGAATCGCATCGGCTCGTTTGTACCTGTCCCGTTTCGACAGTATTTTGCTGTCGCCGATGACAGCGGAGTCTGAGTTAGGCCACTCTGGGGTAGCGTTATAGCCATCTGCCCCTATGTCTAGCCACAACATGCCTGCGAGCAAACCTGCGGCTCACGCCCTGGGTCAGCGCTTCACCCGTCGCCCTAGATGGAGAACTCTACTGCTGGGTTGGGCCATGCTTGCCGCTTTGGGCTGGCTGGGGTATTTACCCTTTGTTGGGGGGGCTGTACCCGGCATTCATGGGTTGGCTTGGGTTTACAGCAAACTCTTTGCGATCGCGCTGCTGACCCTGCTTGCCGTGATTGTTTTGCTGATAGTAGGTGGCTTGGCCCTCTGTCTGCTGCTGCTCCTAAGCTTTAACCTAAGCTGGCGACAGAGTGCTCGGCGGGGCGCAGCAAAAGTGGTCTGGCTGTTGGTCACAGGCGTCCTTTTGCTGGTGGCTTTGCTGCCGGCCTTGTTAGCAGGCTATGCTCCCCAGGCTAAACAGGACATCGCGCCCTGGAGTGTTACCTATCGCACGGTGTATGTGGCCTTTCCCCTCGATGACAACTACGGCGACCTGATGCTGCTCAGCTGCCGATCGCTGGGGCCGTGCCATCAGGTCTATCGCGGCTATACCGATATCGTTTCTGCGGGTGATGCTGCTCTGGCGTTTAACGCTGTGACCAACCAGGTAGCGCTGAACTTGCAGGGGCAGTGGGTCTATGTTCGATCGCCCGACAAAGAGCTTTGCAGTCGATCATCGCAACTTACAAACGGCAACGGCTCCTGTAGCTTTGTGCCTAACGAGTAAGACTCAGATAGATTTGTAGCGCCTTAGCAAGGACAAACTTAGCCAAATCGCTTCTATATGTAGAGCCGTGAAGCAAACGAGGTTGGAGATTTCGGGTCACCCTACAATGAGTCCATACCTTACCCATTTGAACCTATGCCTGTAGAAACCGTTGGTACCCCGCCCCCCGAGGCCGATCAGGTGCGCTCTGTGCTGGAGCAGCAGCTGCCAGAAATTATTGCCAGCTTTAATCAAGTGCTGCGAGAGCAGTACGGAGTAGAGGGCGTTAGCGTGGGCGGGTTCACCGTGGTACCCGAGAGTGCGGTGGCGTCTAAAGTCACCTGCGACCAAGACAGCTGCACGATTAACTAAGCTGTCTCGGGTCCGCTATGCCCCCCGTGCCACAGTCCGGCAATCTGTTTCAGCTGCCCGATCCGTTACCGACGGCGGAATTGTTTACCGCCCTGTTTGAAACGCCCCAGCTGCGGATTGAGCGCATTCTCTCGATCGGGCAGACCACACCCCCCGACGAGTGGTACGACCAAAGCCAGGATGAGTGGGTTGTCCTGCTACAGGGAAGCGCCACCCTCACCTACGAGGATGGCGCTTCTTTAGTACTGGGGCTAGGAGACTATGTGCTCATACCCGCTCGCAGGCGTCACCGGGTCGATTTCACTAGCAGCGAGCCGCCCTGCATTTGGCTGGCAATTCACAGTTTTGGGTAAGCAGTCCAGCTGCGAAGTCGCTCTAGTAAAGTGTCAAGACTGGAAGTCAAGGTTTCTCATCGATTGGGTGACGCGTTGGCCTCAGTAGATCACAAACACGCCTTTCTTGCAGTAATCTAGCCCTCGCCCTAAATCCCTCTCCCAAGCTGGGAGAGGGACTTTGAATTTTGCTTCCGGCTCCCTTCCCCTCTCCCAGAGAGGAGAGGGGAGGGGGGTGTAGCTTGCTTCCCGCAGGGTGGGCTGCGGGGACTTTGTAATCTACTGAACCAACAACTAATAGGCTTTCAAGCCTATTAGTTGACGATCGCGTCTACCGTCAGGTCAGAGCGCAGGGTGAGGTCGAGATCGCTGGGGCTAATGACCACTACCGCGCTGTTAGAGGTCACCTGGTTGTCGCCGTTGATGACGGCCCCAACCACGCTACCCAAGCCGCTGTTGCCGGTAATCCTACCTAGGATCGATTCGGCTGCACCGGTAATTAGTGCCCCTTGCAGGCTGCCGCCGCTGACGCTGTTGGTGGCAGCGATCGCGCTGGACTCGGCGTTGACGCTGTAGGTGCGGCCGTTGATCGTGAGGTTGTCGGCGACAAACTTAGCAGCTGTGATTGAGGAACCACGAATTTCTACCGGCACGATACGGCCCACGATGGTGCTGCCCGCAGGAACCAGCACTTGACCCTGGCTATTGCGAATTGGCTCGGTAGTTTGCAGGCTAGTGGCAACGGTTTGGCCAGGGGCTACCACAATATCCACATCGGCG
It contains:
- a CDS encoding cupin domain-containing protein, whose amino-acid sequence is MPPVPQSGNLFQLPDPLPTAELFTALFETPQLRIERILSIGQTTPPDEWYDQSQDEWVVLLQGSATLTYEDGASLVLGLGDYVLIPARRRHRVDFTSSEPPCIWLAIHSFG
- a CDS encoding ABC transporter ATP-binding protein; translated protein: MSNLQFDDVSLRFAGGARPAVNRVTCQVSSGEIVVILGPSGCGKTTLLKMVNRLYEPTGGNIFLDETNIRQLKATKLRQQIGYVIQQSGLFPHMTVADNVAVVPKLLGWPKPKIQARIDELLDLVKLSPGEFRDRYPAQLSGGQQQRVGIARALAGNPAIMLMDEPFGAIDAITRTALQDEILRLQGQLKKTILFVSHDVEEALRLADRILIMRLGEVVQFDTPFNLLTKPADEFVHTLLGADDMVRQLGLLRVGSAMMALPPNYSNGHNPTLSHLDSLRDALSLILKTGAPALTVLEGGNPVGLLTLDHIRESAVNGR
- a CDS encoding glycine betaine ABC transporter substrate-binding protein, which codes for MTLTRRWFSQACLGVATALVAVACGGGGDGGGGGDVVSVGSKDFTEQLIIGEMYALVLEENGLTVERKLNLGGTPVAQAAIESGEIDLYPEYTGTALLTVLKQPVSSDQQEVFDTVKQAYQEQFNLVWLDPSPMNNTQALAMTEERAEALGIRTISDFAAQASDLTLIGPPEFEAREDGLPGLQEAYGDFSVKEYKAVDAGLRYKGLVDGEADVAVAFGTDGEISAFNLVVLEDDKGLFPPYQVAPIVSQAALDANPAIAEALNQVSPLLNDEVMRQLNYEVSGNQREPAEVAREFLVDAGLVSE